A stretch of the Acyrthosiphon pisum isolate AL4f chromosome A2, pea_aphid_22Mar2018_4r6ur, whole genome shotgun sequence genome encodes the following:
- the LOC103308895 gene encoding cytokine-inducible SH2-containing protein-like, producing MDFLTADDATIRNVVTEAITPTATSVTVSEDMRLSLCTVIARLRASGWYYEGANEQTMATEALTRMPAGRFFIRDSTHLGHLFTMDLQTGRIGESRIISVRFTYVDGMFGLDMMPRHAGARCVPKFRCPIDLVEYYIRMCRIQVARQEPMYPIWADQYGKFFSWLNLIRPMVKVTAEEFPSLKHMTRLIINRHNQLITMASSTQPNQLIEYLLQYPYSL from the coding sequence ATGGATTTCCTTACTGCTGATGACGCCACGATCCGCAATGTCGTCACTGAAGCCATCACTCCAACGGCCACGTCGGTCACCGTATCGGAAGACATGCGCTTAAGCTTGTGTACAGTCATTGCCCGGCTTCGGGCGTCTGGCTGGTACTACGAGGGCGCCAATGAACAGACCATGGCCACGGAAGCGCTGACCAGAATGCCTGCAGGCAGATTTTTCATTCGAGATTCCACACACTTGGGACACCTGTTCACGATGGACTTGCAAACAGGCCGAATCGGCGAGTCCCGGATCATAAGCGTCCGGTTCACGTACGTGGATGGAATGTTCGGCCTAGACATGATGCCACGGCACGCAGGTGCTCGCTGCGTCCCGAAGTTCCGGTGTCCGATCGATCTGGTCGAATACTATATACGGATGTGCCGGATCCAGGTGGCCCGCCAGGAACCCATGTACCCTATATGGGCTGACCAGTATGGCAAGTTCTTCTCGTGGCTGAACCTCATCCGGCCAATGGTTAAGGTCACCGCCGAAGAGTTCCCGTCGCTAAAGCACATGACCCGCCTGATAATCAACCGACACAATCAACTTATCACAATGGCTTCTTCAACACAACCAAACCAATTGATCGAATATTTACTTCAATATCCGTATAGCCTGTGA